From Meles meles chromosome 5, mMelMel3.1 paternal haplotype, whole genome shotgun sequence, one genomic window encodes:
- the LOC123941374 gene encoding ATP synthase subunit epsilon, mitochondrial-like: MVAYWRQAGLSYIRYSQICAKAVRDALKAEFKANAETTSGSTAKIVKLKKRVIYSG; this comes from the coding sequence ATGGTGGCGTACTGGCGACAGGCTGGACTCAGCTACATCCGGTACTCCCAGATCTGTGCAAAAGCAGTGAGAGATGCACTGAAGGCCGAGTTCAAAGCAAATGCTGAGACGACTTCTGGCAGCACGGCAAAAATtgtgaaactgaaaaaaagagtAATCTACTCTGGCTAA